A single genomic interval of Terriglobus albidus harbors:
- a CDS encoding TonB-dependent receptor, which yields MLRHSLLDRTRAAFAVALVAVSLGLPAIAQQTGTLSGTLKDAIGASIPNATIVLRNEETKVVRNVRGDAEGHFNASGLPAGTYTVEASAPGFALTTRQGVQLTASNTQDVTLTLKVGGANEQITVDAANANSIAAAYAVMDGVLDARSARTEVNSTYIQNYVAPTADYTEVLQNAPGTYSLNANGVGLGDAKMFFRGFSDGNYDITFDGIPWNDTNSPSHHSWAFFPSQFLGGVDFDRSPGSASTVGPTPFGGSINLLSKEMPDVQNIRGGISYGSFNTKLIDVNYDSGNFGGASKRNNVFIDVHHMDSDGYQTFNYQTRNAGALKYQFKFSENKILTGFASVLWLDSNTPNIKGPTRAQVAQYGDNYLLQNTDPTQANYYKYNFYHVPTDFEYVGYKQQLGHGWSLDTKPYTYSYNNKQNYAATPKKGTISDPNCATPVSGALPCGTDKLNSYRKYGEITSLSQVSRFGIFRVGMWYEWAATDRFQIPQDPITQADSPLPNFHEKFWTNSYQPYAEYEYHATNKLTLTGGLKFAHYTMDLKQYADNGSTVGSLNGAPYVRNNASYNSVLPSVDANYRIRPNWSVYGQFATGSVIPPSSVFDINQTSTSSSPAAVLKTLPDPSYAKSYQTGSVLKLHRLTMSADVYYVRFGNAYSAPSDPNFVNYTSQGDSVTKGFEGETNVYLTKGLSFFANGTAGTAKYVSQTVGGASNPNYNLWVASTPSDTESLGMTFQDKYLNLGIFNKRIGSMWNDGKYATPSASSGQSLNPVLGTNANQAVPIDPFNVTNMYVNFTMRRGSIFDQTKIRFSVNNLFDQHNITSVNPSGSVPLNRIGYAFTPASGDTLGLLPGRSFMVSFTIGLSPRQ from the coding sequence GTGCTTCGACATTCTCTGTTAGACAGAACACGCGCTGCCTTTGCTGTGGCGCTTGTCGCCGTTTCCCTTGGTTTGCCTGCAATCGCGCAGCAGACCGGAACTCTCTCTGGAACATTGAAAGACGCCATCGGCGCGTCCATTCCCAACGCGACCATCGTGCTGCGGAATGAAGAGACCAAGGTTGTCCGCAACGTACGCGGCGACGCCGAAGGTCACTTCAACGCCAGCGGCCTGCCCGCGGGAACATACACCGTCGAGGCTTCCGCTCCCGGTTTCGCCCTCACCACACGCCAGGGTGTACAGCTGACTGCCAGCAATACGCAGGACGTTACGTTGACGCTGAAGGTTGGCGGCGCCAACGAGCAGATCACCGTTGACGCCGCTAACGCTAATTCCATCGCTGCCGCCTATGCCGTGATGGATGGCGTGCTTGACGCCCGCAGCGCCCGCACCGAAGTCAATTCCACTTATATTCAGAACTACGTCGCGCCGACCGCGGATTACACCGAAGTTCTGCAGAACGCACCTGGCACCTACAGCCTGAATGCGAACGGCGTAGGTCTGGGCGACGCGAAGATGTTCTTCCGCGGCTTCTCCGACGGTAACTATGACATCACCTTCGACGGCATTCCATGGAACGACACCAACTCGCCCTCGCACCACTCCTGGGCCTTCTTTCCGTCGCAGTTCCTCGGCGGCGTAGACTTTGACCGCTCGCCCGGCTCGGCCTCCACCGTTGGCCCGACGCCTTTCGGCGGCTCCATCAATCTGCTCTCGAAGGAGATGCCCGACGTCCAGAACATCCGCGGCGGCATCAGCTACGGGTCGTTCAACACCAAGCTGATCGATGTGAACTATGACTCGGGAAACTTCGGTGGCGCATCCAAGCGGAATAACGTCTTCATCGATGTCCATCACATGGACTCCGATGGCTACCAGACCTTCAACTATCAGACCCGCAACGCCGGCGCTCTGAAGTACCAGTTCAAGTTCTCTGAGAACAAGATCCTGACGGGCTTCGCCAGCGTGCTCTGGCTGGACTCCAACACGCCCAATATCAAGGGACCCACGCGCGCGCAGGTTGCCCAGTACGGCGATAACTACCTGCTGCAGAATACTGACCCGACGCAGGCCAACTACTACAAGTACAACTTCTACCATGTGCCTACGGACTTCGAGTACGTCGGCTACAAGCAGCAGCTCGGCCACGGCTGGTCGCTTGATACCAAGCCCTATACCTACAGCTACAACAACAAGCAGAACTACGCTGCCACGCCGAAGAAGGGCACCATCAGCGATCCGAACTGCGCCACGCCCGTCAGCGGAGCTCTGCCCTGTGGCACCGACAAGCTGAACAGCTATCGCAAGTACGGTGAGATCACCAGCCTGAGCCAGGTCTCGCGCTTCGGCATCTTCCGCGTGGGCATGTGGTACGAGTGGGCAGCAACCGACCGTTTCCAGATCCCGCAGGATCCCATCACTCAGGCCGACAGCCCGCTGCCCAACTTCCATGAGAAGTTCTGGACCAACTCCTACCAGCCCTACGCCGAGTACGAATACCACGCCACCAATAAGCTCACCCTGACGGGCGGTCTGAAGTTTGCGCACTACACCATGGACCTGAAGCAGTACGCCGACAACGGATCCACGGTCGGCAGCCTGAACGGCGCTCCGTACGTGCGGAACAACGCCAGCTACAACTCGGTACTGCCGTCCGTCGATGCCAACTACCGCATCCGTCCGAACTGGTCGGTCTATGGACAGTTCGCCACCGGTAGCGTGATTCCGCCCAGCAGCGTCTTCGATATCAACCAGACTTCGACCAGCTCCAGCCCGGCCGCTGTACTCAAGACGCTGCCCGATCCCAGCTATGCGAAGAGCTACCAGACCGGCTCGGTCCTCAAACTGCACCGCCTAACAATGAGTGCCGATGTCTACTACGTACGCTTCGGCAACGCCTACTCAGCACCCAGTGACCCGAACTTCGTGAACTACACCTCACAGGGCGACTCGGTCACGAAAGGCTTTGAAGGCGAGACCAATGTCTACCTGACCAAGGGTCTGAGCTTCTTCGCTAACGGAACCGCCGGGACAGCGAAGTATGTCAGCCAGACGGTCGGAGGAGCCTCAAACCCGAACTACAACCTTTGGGTTGCCAGCACTCCCTCGGACACCGAAAGCCTGGGCATGACCTTCCAGGACAAGTACCTCAACCTCGGCATCTTCAACAAGCGCATCGGTTCGATGTGGAACGACGGCAAGTACGCTACGCCGTCCGCTTCCAGTGGCCAGAGCCTGAACCCGGTTCTGGGCACCAACGCCAACCAGGCAGTGCCGATCGATCCGTTCAACGTCACTAACATGTACGTGAACTTCACGATGCGCCGCGGGTCCATCTTCGACCAGACCAAGATTCGCTTCAGCGTCAACAACCTCTTCGACCAGCACAACATCACCAGCGTGAATCCATCTGGCTCGGTACCTCTCAACCGCATCGGTTATGCCTTCACGCCAGCCTCAGGAGACACCTTGGGCCTCCTGCCCGGACGCAGCTTTATGGTCTCCTTCACCATCGGCCTGTCCCCGCGACAGTAA
- a CDS encoding GGDEF domain-containing protein, with protein MNTYNLLLINALTMLVYAAGLCSLHISYRRARGIWWFMVSCVAAGASSALIAGHGLFSRNLHLGLSMLLLPVSLWLRHTGFAEFLHVKTRHLWTNAVLVALYAGFLMWFVVLRNEPLRGFQLLSVILAIQTALSVEVLLRFGIEENRLLRILTSIVISLVALFRLLWQVVEIRSNVLGVSGESIAHAQWPVNMLFNAATIFCFVGIFVSQMGLDLREIASTDALTGALNRRALESQAAREMARCRRYGFPLSVVVLDLDYFKLLNDTHGHNAGDAALCLVVRDLQSALRGTDLLCRSGGEEFLILLPHTDNATALHLAERLRKRISQIVVPVENKKVGVTASLGVASWNGAAESWTTMVKRADAALYLAKNAGRNRVVTGEEHPSSAETSEQLA; from the coding sequence ATGAATACGTACAACCTCTTGCTGATCAATGCGCTTACCATGCTGGTTTATGCTGCGGGGCTCTGCTCGCTGCACATCAGCTACCGGCGGGCGCGCGGCATCTGGTGGTTCATGGTTTCGTGCGTTGCCGCCGGCGCCTCCAGCGCTCTGATTGCGGGCCACGGCCTTTTTTCGAGGAATCTCCATCTCGGTCTCAGCATGCTGTTGCTACCGGTGAGCCTGTGGCTGCGCCATACGGGCTTCGCCGAGTTCCTGCATGTCAAAACCCGTCATCTATGGACGAATGCCGTTCTGGTCGCTCTCTATGCCGGTTTTCTGATGTGGTTTGTCGTACTTCGGAATGAGCCGCTCCGTGGCTTTCAGTTACTCTCGGTGATTCTGGCGATTCAAACCGCGCTGAGTGTCGAAGTATTGCTGCGATTCGGTATCGAAGAAAACCGCCTGCTGCGCATTCTTACAAGTATCGTGATCTCCCTGGTCGCCCTCTTCCGGCTGCTCTGGCAGGTGGTTGAGATCCGTTCCAATGTTCTGGGAGTCTCCGGCGAGTCCATCGCTCATGCGCAGTGGCCGGTCAATATGCTCTTCAATGCGGCCACGATCTTCTGCTTCGTCGGGATCTTCGTCAGCCAGATGGGGCTGGATCTGCGCGAGATTGCCAGTACCGATGCCCTGACCGGAGCCTTGAACCGCCGTGCACTGGAATCCCAGGCCGCGCGCGAAATGGCCCGCTGCCGCCGTTACGGCTTTCCGCTGTCGGTCGTCGTTTTGGACCTTGATTACTTCAAGCTGTTGAACGATACTCACGGTCACAACGCCGGTGACGCCGCTCTGTGCCTGGTGGTGCGTGATCTGCAATCGGCGCTTCGCGGGACGGACCTTCTCTGCCGCTCGGGTGGAGAAGAATTTCTGATTCTTCTGCCTCATACGGACAATGCCACCGCGTTGCATCTGGCTGAGCGTCTGCGCAAGCGTATCTCGCAGATCGTGGTGCCGGTAGAAAACAAGAAGGTCGGCGTTACCGCCAGCCTGGGTGTGGCGAGTTGGAATGGAGCAGCTGAAAGCTGGACGACGATGGTGAAACGTGCCGATGCCGCGCTCTATCTGGCAAAGAATGCCGGCCGCAACCGGGTCGTCACGGGAGAAGAGCATCCTTCGTCTGCGGAGACGAGCGAGCAGTTAGCTTAG
- a CDS encoding alpha/beta hydrolase, which produces MRPVVLLLISSLWLATTGFAQRTPEIEEGPSTPPNILKTQSGTVETGSMGNAAYRIDVPANWNHSLVVFYHGYSERSFHYRSDAQLHDQARPMFQRGFAVIQSGYSQTGWALQTAYPETEHLRKYFTKKYGQPKETYVAGGSMGGALTMMTLELNPKPYVAGLDLCGAVEPTYEWASRRFAWRAAFDYFFPGIFPPLVPTPQDFIENDGLRQKILAALKAKPAAAASMRDITYEHTDLQVANLMMYITWQMADFQRKAGGNPFENRNYIYTRSSEDPHTDYALNDGVRRYAADDKARKWVATWYTPTGKLTRPMLALHTVFDPLVPATPMTLYGRMVEEAGFGNNYVQTYVHREGHCTMNADEVGRAFDQLLLWVHQKKIPQAGLLR; this is translated from the coding sequence ATGCGCCCAGTTGTTTTGCTTCTCATCTCCAGCCTCTGGCTGGCAACCACGGGATTTGCCCAGCGCACCCCTGAAATCGAAGAGGGTCCGAGCACGCCACCGAACATCCTGAAAACCCAGTCCGGCACCGTTGAGACCGGTTCCATGGGCAATGCAGCCTACCGCATCGATGTTCCGGCAAACTGGAACCACTCCCTGGTCGTCTTCTACCACGGCTACAGCGAGCGGTCATTTCACTATCGTTCTGACGCGCAACTGCACGATCAGGCCCGGCCGATGTTCCAACGCGGCTTCGCCGTGATCCAGAGCGGCTACTCCCAGACCGGGTGGGCCCTGCAGACCGCCTATCCTGAGACCGAACATCTGCGGAAGTACTTCACTAAGAAGTACGGTCAGCCGAAAGAGACCTACGTCGCCGGAGGCTCCATGGGCGGAGCCCTGACCATGATGACGCTGGAGCTGAATCCCAAGCCATATGTCGCCGGTCTCGATCTCTGCGGAGCTGTGGAACCAACCTACGAGTGGGCCTCGCGCCGATTTGCCTGGCGTGCTGCTTTCGACTACTTCTTCCCCGGCATCTTCCCTCCGCTGGTGCCGACACCGCAGGACTTCATCGAGAATGACGGCCTGCGCCAGAAGATCCTCGCTGCCCTGAAGGCAAAGCCCGCCGCCGCCGCGAGTATGCGGGATATCACCTACGAACACACCGATCTGCAGGTGGCCAACCTGATGATGTACATCACCTGGCAGATGGCCGATTTCCAGAGGAAGGCCGGCGGCAACCCCTTCGAGAACCGCAACTACATCTATACCCGATCCAGCGAAGACCCCCATACCGACTACGCCCTCAACGATGGTGTACGCCGCTACGCTGCCGACGACAAGGCGCGCAAATGGGTCGCCACGTGGTACACCCCTACGGGAAAGCTCACCCGGCCGATGCTGGCACTGCACACTGTCTTTGACCCCCTTGTACCGGCAACTCCCATGACCCTGTACGGCCGCATGGTGGAAGAGGCAGGCTTCGGCAACAACTACGTGCAAACCTACGTTCATCGCGAAGGTCACTGCACGATGAATGCCGACGAAGTCGGCCGCGCCTTCGATCAGTTATTGCTGTGGGTCCACCAGAAAAAGATCCCCCAGGCAGGTCTGTTGCGTTAG
- a CDS encoding putative toxin-antitoxin system toxin component, PIN family: MRLIVLDTNVVISAGINTGAAPALVMDWVLEGLVQTVTSPWTVAEYREVAQREKFRRYGFPPFWLEFLIAESLHLSDPPAWPLLMPDPKDAPFLSLAHMAGAWLITGNLKDFPVSARRGVMVLSPTEYLNRLTEG, translated from the coding sequence ATGAGGCTGATCGTTCTTGATACGAATGTTGTAATCTCTGCTGGCATTAACACAGGTGCAGCCCCTGCACTTGTGATGGATTGGGTGCTGGAGGGGCTAGTTCAGACTGTGACCAGTCCGTGGACCGTAGCTGAATATCGAGAAGTCGCCCAGCGAGAAAAGTTTCGTCGTTATGGTTTTCCGCCATTCTGGCTGGAGTTCCTGATTGCTGAAAGCCTGCATCTGTCCGACCCGCCGGCTTGGCCTCTCCTAATGCCAGATCCAAAGGATGCTCCATTTCTTTCCCTTGCCCATATGGCAGGTGCGTGGCTTATTACTGGTAACTTGAAAGATTTTCCAGTTTCAGCCCGGCGCGGAGTTATGGTGCTTTCACCGACGGAATACCTGAATCGGTTGACCGAGGGTTAG
- a CDS encoding KTSC domain-containing protein, producing the protein MRRRAVESESIASIGYDASRNELEIEFRQNGSVYRYFGVSPEVYIEFMAAESKGTYLNQVFKPREHRYIVVREGGQR; encoded by the coding sequence ATGAGGCGGCGAGCGGTGGAGTCGGAGAGCATCGCCTCAATTGGCTACGACGCGAGCCGGAACGAGTTAGAGATCGAGTTTCGCCAAAACGGATCGGTGTATCGGTATTTCGGGGTGTCACCTGAGGTGTACATCGAATTTATGGCAGCCGAATCTAAGGGAACCTATCTCAACCAGGTGTTTAAACCCAGAGAGCATCGGTATATTGTGGTGCGCGAGGGCGGCCAAAGGTAG
- a CDS encoding phosphatase PAP2 family protein: MNNRIVVSSLAILLSLEAGGGAQSAPAPAKHTAYYVNTQVLHIADLIPAPPSDNDPQTRTELAEVHRVEASRTPAQAAAAKADDEEEDIFVFRSVMGPSFTAAKLPLIAELSNHVKGDQSVLGGELKTLFQRPRPYQSDKTLHPVCKLTDVHNSYPSGHSLSGYMLALTLSELVPAKRDAILARADEYAHNRLVCGVHYRADTEASRRIAYAAFGNMLANPKFQTDLAAAREELRTASGNTH, translated from the coding sequence GTGAACAACAGAATAGTTGTCTCTTCTCTGGCAATCTTGCTGTCTTTGGAGGCAGGTGGAGGTGCGCAATCGGCACCCGCGCCGGCGAAGCATACCGCCTACTACGTCAATACGCAGGTGCTGCATATCGCCGACCTAATTCCGGCGCCACCGTCGGACAACGATCCGCAGACCCGCACCGAACTCGCTGAAGTCCATCGTGTCGAAGCGTCACGTACACCGGCACAGGCTGCAGCCGCCAAGGCAGACGACGAGGAAGAGGATATCTTCGTCTTCCGCAGCGTCATGGGTCCGTCGTTTACGGCGGCAAAGCTGCCGCTGATCGCGGAGCTTTCGAACCATGTCAAAGGCGACCAGTCCGTTCTTGGCGGAGAGCTGAAGACACTATTCCAGCGCCCACGCCCTTACCAGTCGGATAAGACGCTTCATCCGGTATGCAAGCTGACCGACGTGCATAACTCCTACCCCAGCGGTCATTCACTCTCCGGCTACATGCTTGCGCTCACTCTTTCCGAGTTGGTTCCAGCAAAGCGCGATGCCATTCTGGCGCGCGCCGATGAGTATGCGCACAACCGGCTGGTATGCGGCGTTCACTATCGCGCCGACACCGAAGCCAGCCGGCGCATCGCCTACGCCGCCTTCGGCAACATGCTTGCCAATCCGAAGTTTCAGACAGACCTCGCCGCCGCACGCGAGGAGCTGCGCACCGCCTCAGGCAACACGCACTAA
- a CDS encoding type II toxin-antitoxin system Phd/YefM family antitoxin: MRQVSLREFRTRGSKALKEVPQGETVLLAGQDGPVYFLVPVLDDVIAEDRELRRALAKASLRKSWRLAEKSRASKLSEEEIEQEIKTVRSRRIQRKNK; the protein is encoded by the coding sequence ATGCGACAGGTGTCTTTACGGGAATTCCGTACGCGAGGCTCAAAGGCGCTGAAAGAGGTACCACAGGGCGAGACAGTCCTGCTGGCTGGGCAGGATGGTCCTGTCTATTTCCTTGTCCCGGTACTCGATGATGTGATTGCGGAAGACCGCGAGCTTCGTAGAGCGCTGGCAAAGGCTAGCCTGCGTAAGAGTTGGAGACTCGCTGAAAAGTCCCGAGCTTCGAAGCTGAGCGAAGAGGAAATCGAGCAGGAGATCAAGACTGTTCGTTCTCGCCGTATTCAACGAAAGAACAAATGA
- a CDS encoding putative bifunctional diguanylate cyclase/phosphodiesterase — translation MPENPSTTTMLFWAVLVLATLLLACWLLRLSARRADLTPQRRQFLAAIGGALLACAIWSLYHLTSFSPAGSFGTRHPAIMLGVSLVVAMVGCGLAVGNVALLIDKQASSKASSGIDALTGLQTRSQLEISIRNSIRRCGPDGRFAVALVDLDRFKGVNDTLGHEVGDLILRQTAQRLRTVVGQRETLARISSDEFLAVLPKIEQEGALSAICRKILHAVSEPLTVGSHKIHITSSIGVAVYPDDGADVSTLLRKVDTALDRAKAAGRGDFRIFNPEVDKALLERLALENDLRHALGRNEFLLAYQPEFDLQTGEVVSMEALLRWRRPTGEFISPAKFIPVAEETGVIVPLSQWVLETACRELKDLRSTLEYSPRFAVNLSPRQFQQDNLVEMIVSTLEKYEVAPGNLELEITEGSLMDDPEKAAFSLHLLRQHGIATAIDDFGTGYSSLSYLRRFPIDKLKMDRAFVTDIQVDKDSAALAESILRMAHQLGLKVVAEGVELPEQLDLLRHLRCDAAQGFLLARPMFLPELTGFLLDHQEKG, via the coding sequence ATGCCTGAAAACCCATCGACAACAACCATGTTGTTCTGGGCTGTGCTGGTGCTTGCCACCCTGCTGCTCGCATGCTGGCTGCTGCGCCTGAGCGCGAGGCGCGCCGACCTGACTCCGCAGAGGCGTCAGTTTCTGGCTGCAATCGGCGGCGCCTTACTTGCCTGCGCCATTTGGTCGCTCTACCATCTGACCTCCTTCTCTCCCGCCGGCAGCTTCGGCACACGGCACCCGGCCATCATGCTGGGAGTTTCTCTGGTTGTCGCCATGGTGGGCTGTGGACTTGCCGTGGGCAATGTCGCCCTGCTGATAGATAAGCAGGCCAGCAGCAAGGCTTCCAGCGGAATCGATGCTCTGACTGGTCTGCAGACACGGTCGCAACTGGAGATCAGTATCCGCAACAGCATCCGTCGCTGCGGCCCGGATGGAAGGTTTGCCGTAGCTCTGGTCGATCTGGATCGTTTTAAAGGCGTCAACGATACGCTCGGACACGAAGTAGGCGACCTGATCCTGCGGCAGACCGCGCAGCGCCTGCGTACCGTCGTCGGTCAACGCGAGACCCTCGCGCGTATCAGCAGCGATGAGTTCCTCGCCGTATTGCCAAAGATCGAGCAGGAAGGCGCGCTTTCCGCGATCTGCCGAAAAATCCTGCATGCAGTCTCGGAGCCGCTCACCGTCGGCAGCCACAAGATCCACATCACCTCAAGCATCGGCGTAGCCGTCTATCCTGATGACGGCGCCGACGTATCCACCCTGCTTCGCAAGGTCGACACCGCGCTCGACCGCGCCAAAGCCGCGGGACGGGGAGACTTCCGCATCTTCAATCCAGAAGTCGACAAAGCCCTGCTGGAGCGGCTGGCGCTTGAAAACGATCTGCGCCATGCGCTCGGACGCAACGAGTTCCTGCTGGCTTATCAGCCGGAGTTCGACTTGCAGACAGGTGAAGTCGTCAGCATGGAAGCTCTTCTGCGCTGGCGCAGGCCGACGGGTGAATTTATCTCTCCGGCGAAGTTCATTCCTGTCGCCGAGGAAACGGGCGTTATTGTCCCCCTCAGCCAGTGGGTTCTTGAAACGGCCTGTCGCGAGCTCAAAGACCTGCGCTCCACCCTCGAGTACAGCCCTCGCTTTGCCGTCAATCTCTCTCCCCGCCAGTTTCAGCAGGACAACCTTGTGGAGATGATCGTCTCCACCCTGGAGAAGTACGAGGTCGCTCCCGGCAACCTGGAGCTGGAGATCACGGAAGGCTCCCTGATGGATGATCCGGAGAAAGCAGCGTTCTCGCTCCACCTGCTGCGCCAGCATGGCATCGCCACCGCCATCGACGACTTCGGCACCGGATACTCCTCCCTCAGCTATCTGCGGCGTTTCCCTATCGACAAACTCAAGATGGATCGCGCCTTCGTCACCGATATCCAGGTGGATAAAGACAGCGCGGCCCTGGCGGAGTCCATCCTGCGCATGGCCCATCAACTCGGTCTGAAGGTCGTGGCGGAGGGTGTCGAACTACCCGAGCAGCTCGACCTGCTGCGCCATCTGCGTTGCGATGCCGCGCAGGGCTTTCTGCTGGCTCGGCCCATGTTCCTGCCGGAACTGACCGGGTTCCTGCTGGATCACCAGGAAAAGGGATAA
- a CDS encoding RelA/SpoT family protein, with translation MAIARPATTQAGSGLTPPEITSSAVSAANGVDLEQPISVPKAPEDPSVHDSLASPSGILAEKPSAPPLKPTSVTPYLTWLDSVSARRIDVKFAHLLETVRTFRPGDDLEVIRKAWIFCLENHADQKRASGEPYVIHPLEVAQLLAEMKLDATAIAAGLLHDAVEDTDVTADEISTRFSDQVAHIVEGVTKLDKIKFANREDHQAENIRKMLLAMVTDVRVVLIKLADRLHNMRTLEHLRPEKQQKIARETLDVYAPLAHRLGMGKLRGELEDLAFRYVDPVAYQQVEKEVDQVRDEGERFLQGIVKVLEEKLASHHIHGRVEYRIKRLYSIQQKLQDGTLPLNQVYDLLAVRVITQTVGECYAMLGLLHSTWRPVPGRIKDFIAMPRPNMYQSLHTTLIADGGHQFEVQIRTEEMHRIAEEGIAAHWKYKANESVTDKDEQRLAWVRQIMEWQREMTDPNEFMSTLKIDLYPEEVYTFTPKGKVVVLPKDATPIDFAYTIHTDVGNTTVAARVNGRIVPLRTKLHNGDIVEISTQTGHTPSRDWLSFVKSSRARNKIKHWINVHQRERAIEIGRKLLDREGRKFKVAITKLTETDFTRVANEYGLGNGEDLFAGLGFGKLSARQVLNKLEPGSTMPVETETEPTLPTPGQMSEAVKRVFFGKGSDSLQVEGQDDLLVYRARCCNPIRGEEIVGYVTRGKGVAVHARSCPNVQNLLYESDRRINVEWSATPSANARQTTYPVKLILTCDDRTGMLKEFTAIISDDDTNIRSVESRSNDDGTATVEFVVETVDLKHLNKLVNDLRRVHGVRDVQRVNKI, from the coding sequence ATGGCCATCGCACGGCCTGCTACCACGCAGGCTGGGTCCGGATTGACGCCTCCCGAGATCACCTCCAGCGCCGTCTCCGCCGCCAACGGCGTTGATCTGGAGCAGCCAATTTCTGTGCCTAAAGCTCCGGAAGATCCCTCAGTCCACGATTCCCTGGCCTCACCCAGTGGCATTCTGGCGGAAAAGCCCTCGGCCCCTCCCCTCAAGCCCACCTCAGTCACCCCCTACCTGACCTGGCTGGACAGCGTCTCGGCTCGGCGCATTGACGTCAAGTTCGCTCACCTGTTGGAGACCGTCCGGACTTTCCGCCCCGGCGACGACCTGGAGGTCATCCGCAAAGCCTGGATCTTCTGCCTGGAAAACCACGCCGATCAGAAACGTGCCTCCGGCGAGCCTTACGTCATCCATCCGCTCGAGGTCGCCCAGCTACTGGCGGAGATGAAGCTGGACGCCACCGCTATCGCCGCCGGCCTGCTGCATGATGCCGTGGAAGATACCGACGTCACCGCCGACGAGATCTCGACCCGCTTCAGCGACCAGGTCGCCCACATCGTCGAGGGCGTCACCAAACTCGACAAGATCAAGTTCGCCAACCGCGAAGACCATCAGGCCGAAAACATCCGCAAGATGCTTCTCGCCATGGTCACCGATGTCCGCGTCGTGCTCATCAAGCTGGCCGACCGCCTGCACAACATGCGGACGCTGGAGCACCTGAGGCCCGAGAAGCAGCAGAAGATCGCCCGGGAGACTCTCGACGTCTACGCCCCCCTCGCCCATCGCCTGGGTATGGGTAAGCTTCGCGGCGAGCTCGAAGACCTTGCCTTCCGCTACGTCGATCCCGTCGCTTATCAGCAGGTCGAGAAAGAGGTCGACCAGGTCCGCGACGAGGGCGAACGCTTCCTGCAGGGCATCGTTAAGGTCCTGGAGGAGAAGCTCGCCTCACACCACATCCACGGCCGCGTCGAGTACCGCATCAAGCGTCTCTACTCCATCCAGCAGAAGCTGCAGGATGGGACGCTCCCGTTGAACCAGGTCTACGACCTTCTGGCCGTTCGCGTCATCACCCAGACCGTAGGCGAGTGTTACGCCATGCTCGGCCTGCTGCACTCCACCTGGCGTCCTGTCCCCGGCCGCATCAAGGACTTCATCGCCATGCCGCGGCCCAATATGTACCAGTCGCTGCATACCACCCTCATCGCCGATGGCGGGCACCAGTTCGAGGTGCAGATCCGGACCGAGGAGATGCACCGCATCGCCGAAGAAGGTATCGCCGCGCACTGGAAGTACAAGGCCAACGAATCTGTCACAGACAAGGACGAACAGCGCCTCGCCTGGGTACGCCAGATCATGGAATGGCAGCGCGAAATGACCGACCCCAACGAGTTCATGTCGACGCTCAAGATCGACCTGTACCCAGAGGAGGTCTACACCTTCACCCCCAAGGGCAAGGTGGTGGTGCTGCCGAAGGACGCCACACCGATCGACTTCGCGTATACCATTCACACCGACGTCGGCAACACGACCGTTGCCGCCCGTGTGAACGGACGCATCGTCCCTCTCCGCACCAAGCTGCACAACGGCGACATCGTCGAGATCTCCACCCAGACCGGACACACGCCCAGCCGTGACTGGCTGAGCTTCGTCAAGAGCTCCCGCGCCCGCAACAAGATCAAGCACTGGATCAACGTGCACCAGCGCGAGCGCGCCATCGAGATAGGCCGTAAGCTCCTCGATCGCGAGGGCCGCAAGTTCAAGGTCGCGATCACCAAGCTGACCGAAACCGACTTCACCCGCGTTGCCAACGAATATGGTCTCGGCAATGGAGAGGATCTCTTCGCCGGCCTCGGCTTCGGCAAACTTTCAGCCCGCCAGGTGCTCAACAAGCTGGAGCCCGGCAGCACCATGCCGGTTGAAACCGAGACTGAGCCAACCCTTCCCACACCCGGACAGATGTCCGAGGCGGTCAAGCGCGTCTTCTTCGGCAAAGGATCGGACTCGCTGCAGGTGGAGGGTCAGGACGATCTGCTCGTCTACCGCGCGCGATGTTGTAATCCCATCCGCGGCGAAGAGATCGTTGGCTATGTCACCCGCGGTAAGGGTGTCGCCGTACACGCGAGAAGCTGTCCGAACGTACAGAATTTGCTCTACGAGAGCGACCGCCGCATCAATGTAGAGTGGTCGGCAACGCCATCGGCGAACGCCCGCCAGACCACCTATCCGGTGAAACTCATCCTTACCTGCGACGACCGCACCGGCATGCTGAAGGAGTTCACCGCCATCATCTCCGACGACGACACCAACATCCGCAGCGTGGAATCACGCTCGAACGACGATGGCACCGCCACTGTCGAGTTCGTCGTCGAGACCGTCGACCTGAAACACCTGAACAAACTGGTCAACGATCTCCGCCGTGTCCACGGCGTCCGCGACGTCCAGCGCGTGAACAAGATCTAG